The nucleotide sequence TTCAACCCCAGCCTACGCACCCGGCTCAGTTCGGTGAAGGCGGCCTACAACCTGGGCGCGCAAGCTTGGGTGCTCAACGCTGGGGCCGACTCCTGGACCCTGGAAATGGCCGACGGGGCCGTAATGAATGGCGGCACCCAGGAGCACATCAAAGACGCCATTGCGGTGATGAGCCAGTACTGCGACGTGCTGGGCGTGCGCACTTTCCCCACCCTCAAGGACAAGGCTGAGGACTATGGCGAGGTCGTGTTCAACAAGATTCTGCAGTACGCCACCGTACCCGTCATCAGCCTGGAAAGCGCCACCCTGCACCCGCTACAGAGCTTCGCCGACCTGATTACGGTGGCCGAAACCAAGCGGAAAGAGCGCGTGAAAGTAGTGCTCACCTGGGCTCCGCACGTGCGCGCCCTGCCCCAGTGCGTGCCCAACTCGTTCTGCGACTGGTTCTCGGAAATCGACTGGGTTGACTTCGTCATCACCCACCCCGAGGGCTACGAGTTGGACCCCAAATTCACCAAAGGCGCCCGCATCGAATACGACCAGAAGAAGGCCCTGGAAGGCGCCGACTACGTGCAGGCCAAAAACTGGAGCAGCTACCAGCAGTACGGCCAGGTGCTGGGCAACGACCCTGCCTGGATGCTCACCCCCGAGCACATGGCCCTCACCGACAGCGCCAAATTTCTGCATTGCCTGCCCGTGCGCCGCAACGTGGAAGTGTCCGACGCCGTGCTCGATGCGCCTGGCTCGCTCATCATCCAAGAAGCCGGCAACCGCACCATTTCCATGCAAACTGTGCTGCACGAGCTGCTGAAGTAATGGCAAGCAAGAGAAGTGAATTTTATATAGATTTTTATGTATATTAACAGGCTGGCTGGTTGGTGCCTGCCTGCGCTTCACTTAACTGCCTAGCCATGAAAATGCCAGCTGTCTGCGTCCTGTTGCTACTGCTAGCCGGGGCTGCCTTCGCGCAAACGGTGCCTCCTCCGCCAAGCCCACCCGCCACGCCGGTGCTCACAGACTCAGTGCGCAAGCCAACACCGCCCGATGCTACCATGCAGCAGGGAACCATGGCTTCGCCGGCCCCGGCTGAGCCGCAACCAACTAAAGTGAAGGAGAAGCGCAAACGCACCCGGATGCGCACCACCCCCAACTTTCCGGAATAGATTAACCTGATTGCCAGCCACCAGAAAGA is from Hymenobacter yonginensis and encodes:
- a CDS encoding Rossmann-fold NAD(P)-binding domain-containing protein, with the protein product MKNFTSFADAGDYKALLQQALDIKANPYGYQHIGRNKTVGLIFFNPSLRTRLSSVKAAYNLGAQAWVLNAGADSWTLEMADGAVMNGGTQEHIKDAIAVMSQYCDVLGVRTFPTLKDKAEDYGEVVFNKILQYATVPVISLESATLHPLQSFADLITVAETKRKERVKVVLTWAPHVRALPQCVPNSFCDWFSEIDWVDFVITHPEGYELDPKFTKGARIEYDQKKALEGADYVQAKNWSSYQQYGQVLGNDPAWMLTPEHMALTDSAKFLHCLPVRRNVEVSDAVLDAPGSLIIQEAGNRTISMQTVLHELLK